One Jeotgalibaca porci genomic region harbors:
- a CDS encoding branched-chain amino acid ABC transporter permease — MKQFNKYNLGWFLLIAVSGVALYFGIFSGLISTFQQITLMTILINIILAIGLNLVIGFSGQFSLGHAGFMAIGAYSGAVISKYIDGLPGFFVGIFVGMIIAMFVAMVVGIPTLRLKGDYLAIATLGVAEIIRIAIINLPNLTNGARGISGIAFPFESNLSFIMVTFVFVVVTTIVIVNYIKSSPGRATISIREDEIAAESMGINTTLYKVIAFMLGAMTASVAGNIYATFFSVINPADFTFQKSIDILIIVVFGGIGSVTGTVVAAIVLGLLNTALQSAGQLRMVFYAIALIAIMVFRPGGLLGTREFTISGLLNRKKGVEK; from the coding sequence ATGAAACAGTTCAATAAATATAACTTAGGCTGGTTCCTGCTGATTGCCGTCAGTGGTGTTGCCCTCTATTTTGGTATCTTTTCCGGTCTGATTTCGACTTTCCAACAAATTACACTCATGACAATTTTAATTAATATTATTTTGGCCATTGGACTAAACTTAGTCATTGGATTTTCAGGACAGTTTTCTCTCGGACATGCGGGATTTATGGCAATTGGTGCGTATAGTGGTGCAGTAATCAGTAAATATATCGACGGGTTACCTGGCTTTTTTGTCGGCATATTTGTTGGTATGATCATTGCGATGTTTGTTGCGATGGTCGTGGGAATTCCGACATTGCGTTTAAAAGGCGATTATCTGGCTATCGCAACATTAGGAGTAGCGGAGATTATCCGTATTGCCATTATCAACCTGCCTAATCTAACAAATGGTGCACGGGGAATCAGCGGAATTGCCTTTCCTTTCGAATCTAACTTGAGCTTTATTATGGTAACTTTTGTCTTTGTTGTTGTGACAACGATTGTGATTGTAAACTATATTAAGAGTAGCCCGGGGCGGGCAACTATTTCAATTCGTGAAGATGAAATTGCCGCTGAGTCAATGGGAATTAACACAACGCTTTATAAAGTGATTGCCTTTATGTTAGGCGCAATGACGGCGAGTGTTGCGGGAAATATATATGCCACATTCTTCAGTGTTATCAACCCAGCTGATTTTACATTCCAAAAGTCCATCGATATTTTAATCATCGTCGTATTTGGTGGAATCGGCAGTGTGACCGGAACGGTGGTCGCGGCGATTGTTTTAGGCCTGTTAAACACAGCTTTACAATCTGCTGGGCAGTTACGGATGGTATTCTACGCAATCGCATTAATTGCGATTATGGTATTCCGTCCCGGTGGTCTGTTGGGAACACGCGAATTTACGATTTCTGGTCTATTGAACCGTAAGAAAGGGGTGGAGAAATGA
- a CDS encoding FtsX-like permease family protein, producing MIKKALWKDIWKGIWNNKARFFALLAIIVLGTGFFGGISATGPDMLDTANRYYQNRKLFDLKVVSSYGIEAEDLTALDKVDGIEVHPMRTMDAILADYEYTLRLYPYDTDTAVNKYALVSGRLPEKVGEIALDAELNRFSKQPSLGDNVTFRSETPIEGAPTLTEETYEVVGFVHSPLYIERVGRGNTQVGKGSLDGFGVVHSDSIKGDFFSEAYVTFTDEEDAYTDAYGKKVEAKTEEVEIALNERPVQKINEIRLEGRRVIFSAEQEIEEAKAQLAEAEAELAAARLELDDAWAEYNQKLEVFESEISTAEAEINRQQAVLDTAYTQYHKGYSEWEAGTKQYADAKAEWDIQKQQLLSQLDTVITLEGLVENPIPTPEGEALVAQVQQLLDAEQQVAAAQEQLERLAETFRTQEENLQTAESQLRAAETQLADGTAALESQKAVLGNRQEQRAYIEQKIEIPYAELTDADKTQTRTEVMGQGNQTLSYDPFLKYLNGEVPVETVANALEQERTLQNNLQTGITEQANNLNTEKVRIQETKTALIDTGQQLEAAKRAYTTNSQTLQARSEELQRAKNILLTKVQSSVKAIQEEVNAADRQFAVQSEILADSYQELEAAKRELDAGQAELTAGKNTLAAERSSGESQLADALTQIQAGENDYAEGLATFEAEKATADQEIGEAEAELALARNDLQALEEPVYFIQDRSDNPGYQGYGDNANRISSIADVFPVFFFLIAALVSFTTMTRMVDEQRTQIGTLKGLGYKNFDIALKFLVYAATAGITGTFVGLILGYWLFPTLIYNAYSSLYNLPDIRLNQYAFYTLIASVVALLCTVGPAMLASYHTLKETPASIMRPKAPKQGKRIFLERLPFVWNRLGFNSKITVRNLLRYKVRNSITVVGVAGCMALILTGFAISNSISGLAETQFSKVMRYDAVVALQPDRTRSDLLSYEEIREEYQEISSHLFTLQETYKAERTGITTQDVTIFVPEATDNVSAFVRLKERDATALHRIDNDGAIISEKLADLMAVGPGDELVIRNEEEMTYRIPIDTVTENYTGHYVYLSRNLYESVFAASFTPNTDLLVFEETDGEWEEAFAERVMDNDNVALVTFMSVIHEAFRDTLESLDVITLVLIISAAALAFVVLYNLTNINVSERIRELSTIKVLGFYDMEVSLYVYRETFILTLFGILVGFGLGNILATVLLKMVEVDFMLFPIAIYPISYVYSTVLTLLFSAIVMVIMHLKLKKVNMIEALKSVE from the coding sequence ATGATAAAGAAAGCATTATGGAAAGATATTTGGAAGGGCATTTGGAATAATAAGGCCCGTTTTTTTGCCTTGCTGGCGATTATTGTACTCGGAACAGGGTTCTTCGGCGGTATCAGTGCAACAGGACCGGATATGCTCGATACCGCGAATCGTTATTACCAAAACAGAAAATTATTCGACTTAAAAGTTGTTTCATCGTACGGTATTGAAGCGGAAGATTTGACGGCACTGGATAAGGTCGACGGCATTGAAGTGCATCCCATGCGAACCATGGATGCTATTCTTGCCGATTATGAATATACCTTACGTCTCTATCCTTATGACACGGATACCGCGGTTAACAAGTATGCGCTTGTATCAGGACGCCTACCAGAAAAGGTTGGAGAAATCGCCTTAGATGCCGAGTTAAACCGTTTTTCAAAGCAACCATCATTAGGAGATAATGTCACATTCCGTTCGGAAACACCGATAGAAGGAGCCCCAACATTAACCGAAGAAACGTATGAGGTTGTAGGATTTGTTCATTCGCCTCTTTATATAGAAAGAGTTGGCCGCGGAAACACGCAAGTCGGTAAAGGTTCGCTTGATGGCTTTGGTGTGGTGCACTCTGACAGTATTAAGGGTGATTTTTTCAGCGAGGCATACGTGACATTCACAGACGAAGAAGATGCCTATACAGATGCCTATGGCAAAAAAGTAGAAGCAAAAACTGAAGAAGTCGAGATTGCTTTGAATGAAAGACCGGTTCAAAAAATAAATGAAATAAGATTAGAAGGCCGCCGAGTAATATTTTCTGCTGAGCAGGAAATTGAAGAGGCAAAAGCACAATTAGCGGAAGCAGAAGCAGAATTGGCTGCTGCACGTTTAGAGTTAGACGATGCTTGGGCAGAGTACAATCAAAAGCTGGAAGTATTTGAATCCGAAATCAGTACCGCCGAAGCAGAAATTAATCGCCAACAGGCAGTGTTAGACACCGCTTATACTCAATACCATAAAGGGTACAGCGAGTGGGAAGCAGGGACTAAGCAGTATGCGGATGCCAAAGCAGAATGGGACATTCAAAAACAACAGTTGTTAAGTCAACTGGATACGGTCATTACGTTGGAAGGTTTGGTAGAAAATCCTATTCCGACTCCAGAAGGTGAGGCTTTAGTTGCCCAAGTTCAGCAATTATTGGATGCAGAGCAACAGGTTGCAGCTGCACAAGAACAGTTGGAACGTTTGGCCGAAACCTTCCGTACACAAGAAGAGAATCTACAAACAGCTGAATCGCAACTGCGAGCAGCCGAAACACAATTAGCCGATGGAACGGCTGCCTTGGAGTCACAAAAAGCAGTGTTGGGTAATCGACAAGAGCAACGTGCCTATATCGAACAGAAAATAGAGATTCCTTATGCGGAATTAACGGATGCTGATAAGACTCAGACCCGTACCGAAGTTATGGGGCAGGGAAACCAAACGTTGAGTTACGATCCCTTCCTTAAATACTTAAATGGTGAAGTGCCCGTAGAAACGGTCGCCAATGCTTTGGAGCAAGAACGAACGTTGCAAAATAACTTACAGACAGGCATTACCGAACAGGCAAACAATCTGAATACGGAAAAAGTACGCATTCAGGAAACAAAAACTGCTCTAATTGACACAGGACAGCAGCTTGAAGCAGCAAAACGTGCTTATACTACGAACAGTCAAACGTTACAAGCACGCTCAGAAGAACTACAGCGTGCTAAAAATATCCTTTTGACAAAAGTACAATCCTCTGTCAAAGCGATTCAAGAAGAAGTTAATGCAGCAGATCGTCAGTTCGCAGTACAGTCAGAAATTTTAGCTGATTCTTATCAGGAACTGGAAGCAGCGAAACGCGAATTGGATGCCGGGCAAGCAGAGTTGACTGCAGGGAAAAATACATTGGCTGCGGAGCGCTCGAGTGGGGAAAGCCAATTGGCAGATGCGCTTACACAGATTCAAGCGGGCGAAAATGACTATGCAGAAGGATTGGCTACCTTTGAAGCTGAGAAAGCGACTGCGGATCAAGAAATAGGCGAAGCGGAAGCAGAACTCGCACTAGCGAGAAACGATTTGCAAGCACTTGAAGAACCGGTTTACTTTATACAAGACCGCTCTGACAATCCCGGTTATCAAGGATATGGGGACAATGCGAATCGTATTTCTTCGATTGCAGATGTCTTTCCAGTATTTTTCTTTTTAATTGCTGCACTGGTTAGTTTCACAACGATGACTCGGATGGTAGATGAACAAAGAACGCAAATTGGAACCTTAAAAGGATTGGGCTATAAGAACTTTGATATTGCGCTTAAATTCTTAGTTTATGCAGCAACTGCCGGAATAACCGGAACGTTTGTCGGCTTAATTTTGGGTTATTGGTTATTCCCAACCTTAATCTATAATGCGTATAGTTCACTCTATAATTTACCGGATATTCGATTGAATCAGTATGCTTTCTATACGCTGATTGCATCGGTTGTGGCACTTCTTTGCACTGTAGGGCCGGCAATGTTGGCAAGCTACCATACATTGAAGGAAACCCCTGCTTCTATCATGCGTCCAAAAGCACCGAAACAAGGAAAGCGTATCTTCTTGGAGCGGTTGCCGTTTGTTTGGAACCGCTTGGGCTTCAACTCTAAGATAACAGTTCGAAATCTTCTGCGTTATAAGGTGCGGAATTCAATTACCGTTGTCGGAGTGGCAGGCTGTATGGCGCTTATTCTGACGGGATTTGCTATCAGCAACTCGATTTCGGGACTCGCAGAAACGCAATTTTCAAAAGTCATGAGATACGATGCTGTGGTCGCTTTACAACCAGATCGTACGCGTTCAGACTTATTGAGTTATGAGGAGATAAGAGAAGAGTATCAAGAGATTTCTTCCCATCTCTTTACGCTTCAAGAAACATACAAAGCAGAAAGAACAGGAATTACGACACAGGATGTAACAATCTTTGTGCCTGAAGCCACGGACAATGTGTCTGCATTTGTACGGTTGAAAGAACGGGATGCAACGGCTCTTCACAGAATTGATAATGATGGAGCGATTATTTCAGAAAAGCTTGCTGATTTAATGGCTGTTGGACCTGGAGACGAACTGGTTATTCGAAATGAAGAAGAGATGACCTACCGGATTCCAATTGATACTGTGACGGAAAACTATACTGGACATTATGTCTACCTATCACGTAACTTGTATGAATCAGTTTTTGCTGCTTCCTTTACACCTAATACGGACCTACTCGTTTTCGAAGAAACCGATGGTGAGTGGGAAGAAGCATTCGCTGAGCGGGTTATGGATAATGATAATGTGGCACTTGTCACTTTCATGTCAGTCATTCATGAAGCTTTCCGCGATACTTTGGAAAGTTTGGACGTGATTACGTTGGTTTTGATTATTTCAGCAGCAGCTTTGGCGTTTGTCGTATTGTATAACCTGACGAACATCAATGTGTCTGAACGTATCCGCGAATTATCAACCATCAAAGTGCTCGGATTCTATGATATGGAAGTGAGTTTATATGTTTATCGCGAAACTTTTATTTTGACACTGTTCGGGATTCTTGTCGGCTTTGGTCTTGGAAATATTCTGGCAACAGTTTTATTAAAGATGGTAGAAGTGGACTTTATGTTGTTTCCAATTGCCATTTATCCGATTAGTTATGTCTATTCGACCGTTTTGACGCTGTTATTCTCAGCGATTGTGATGGTTATTATGCATTTGAAGTTGAAAAAAGTGAATATGATTGAAGCTCTGAAAAGCGTGGAGTGA
- a CDS encoding branched-chain amino acid ABC transporter permease, with the protein MESFIQQMVNGISLGSIYALIALGYTMVYGIIKLINFAHGDIYMVGAFIGYGMIQNVGLGLIPAIVISMLLCALLGVVIEKIAYRPLRGATRIAALITAIGVSYLLQNLMIYFMGPERRAFPTALETRIFSFGSIQVNSQQIVIIVTTIVLMLALQVIVKFTTMGKAMRAVSTDQDAAQLMGINVDNVISFTFIMGSALAGAAGVLVGIYYNSIDPLMGVTPGLKAFVAAVFGGIGIIPGAMLGGYLIGIIETMVSAYGGSMFKDAVVYLILILILIVKPSGILGKNVKEKV; encoded by the coding sequence ATGGAAAGCTTTATCCAGCAGATGGTAAACGGAATCTCACTGGGAAGCATTTATGCGCTCATCGCCCTCGGATACACGATGGTTTACGGAATTATTAAGCTCATTAACTTTGCCCACGGGGATATTTATATGGTCGGCGCTTTTATTGGCTACGGGATGATTCAAAACGTGGGATTGGGACTTATTCCAGCAATTGTTATTTCAATGTTATTATGTGCACTTCTGGGTGTAGTGATTGAAAAAATTGCCTATCGTCCCTTGCGCGGAGCGACTCGGATTGCGGCATTGATTACAGCTATCGGAGTTTCTTATTTACTGCAAAACTTGATGATTTACTTTATGGGCCCGGAACGCCGTGCATTCCCAACGGCTTTAGAAACACGCATCTTCTCATTCGGATCGATTCAAGTGAACTCGCAGCAAATCGTTATTATCGTGACAACAATTGTTTTGATGCTGGCTCTGCAAGTAATCGTGAAGTTCACGACCATGGGGAAAGCGATGCGTGCGGTCAGTACGGATCAAGATGCGGCACAATTGATGGGTATTAACGTCGACAATGTCATCTCCTTTACTTTTATTATGGGTTCCGCATTGGCAGGAGCTGCCGGTGTATTAGTCGGTATTTACTACAATTCGATTGATCCGTTGATGGGTGTGACGCCTGGGTTGAAGGCCTTCGTAGCAGCCGTATTCGGAGGAATCGGGATTATCCCGGGAGCTATGTTGGGCGGCTATCTGATTGGTATCATTGAAACAATGGTTAGTGCCTATGGTGGTTCCATGTTCAAAGATGCAGTTGTGTATTTGATTTTAATTTTGATTTTAATCGTGAAGCCATCCGGTATTCTTGGCAAAAACGTAAAAGAGAAAGTGTAG
- a CDS encoding ABC transporter ATP-binding protein has translation MSLLEVTDLTKNFGGLAALSNVNFRLEESELVGLIGPNGAGKTTFFNLLTGVYVPSEGDILLETEGKQTKLNGKKPYVITDLGLARTFQNIRLFKDLSVIENVMIALHSKSGIGTLHSIFRTPKYYENDKKLREESIALLKIFKLENKLDTLARNLPYGEQRRLEIVRALATQPKILFLDEPAAGMNPQETAELTDLIIQIQKQFQITVVLIEHDMSLVMNVCERIYCLEYGRLIAEGTPEEIQKNPAVIKAYLGGE, from the coding sequence ATGAGCTTATTGGAAGTAACGGATTTAACTAAAAATTTTGGTGGTCTTGCTGCGCTTTCCAATGTCAATTTCCGCCTGGAAGAAAGTGAACTGGTTGGTTTAATCGGTCCAAACGGTGCAGGTAAAACGACTTTCTTTAACCTTTTGACTGGCGTGTATGTGCCGTCGGAAGGAGATATTCTTTTAGAAACGGAAGGCAAACAGACGAAGTTAAACGGAAAAAAACCGTATGTCATTACCGATTTGGGTCTAGCACGTACGTTTCAAAATATTCGTTTGTTCAAGGATTTAAGCGTGATTGAAAATGTTATGATTGCCTTACACAGTAAAAGTGGTATTGGCACATTGCATAGTATTTTCCGAACGCCGAAGTATTATGAAAATGACAAAAAGTTGCGTGAAGAATCCATCGCACTCCTAAAAATATTTAAGCTTGAAAATAAACTGGATACGTTGGCACGGAACCTTCCCTACGGCGAACAACGCCGCTTGGAAATCGTGCGCGCTCTGGCTACCCAACCAAAAATTTTATTTTTGGATGAGCCAGCTGCGGGTATGAACCCGCAAGAAACGGCGGAACTGACCGATTTAATTATTCAAATTCAGAAACAATTCCAAATTACTGTTGTATTAATTGAACACGACATGTCATTAGTCATGAACGTTTGCGAACGTATTTATTGTTTGGAATATGGCCGGTTGATTGCGGAAGGTACACCGGAAGAAATACAAAAAAATCCAGCCGTTATTAAAGCATATTTGGGAGGTGAGTAA
- a CDS encoding class I SAM-dependent rRNA methyltransferase has protein sequence MSGKRILTVAQKAVSHIKKGDPLLAPLSFDEEVIFSEGELVQVVTPVGQFLGEAYLAKQNKGIGWIYSWEQGESFDYEFFLEQFKRAKSVRKSLLHSKSTDTFRLFNAEGDGIPGLTIDYYAGYAVFSWYSEGIYLYKEDIVSAFREVFPAVKGVYEKRRYHQDDEDASGFIYGEKAPSPHYVKENNVLFATYLDEGWMTGIFLDQRHVRLDLMSTYAPGKTVLNTFSYTGAFSVAAAMGGAAHTTSVDVANRSLEKTREQFEINGLSPEDHRIHVMDVFDYIQYAKRKDMKFDVIVVDPPSFARTKKRTFSVLKDYSAMVEDLIDISSDKGMFILSSNAATYKRKKFRSDLEKAFRNKGIDYSIVKEYGLPEDFTTVKANAASNYLKVFVVQKH, from the coding sequence ATGAGTGGAAAACGTATTCTAACAGTGGCCCAAAAAGCTGTTTCCCATATTAAAAAAGGCGATCCATTGTTGGCGCCCCTCAGCTTTGATGAAGAAGTTATTTTTTCAGAAGGCGAACTAGTTCAAGTTGTTACACCAGTAGGTCAATTCTTGGGAGAAGCGTATCTGGCAAAACAAAATAAAGGAATTGGTTGGATTTATTCGTGGGAGCAAGGTGAATCGTTTGATTACGAGTTCTTCTTGGAACAATTCAAACGTGCAAAGTCAGTACGAAAATCTTTATTACACAGCAAAAGTACAGATACCTTTCGTTTGTTCAATGCAGAAGGGGATGGCATTCCTGGCCTGACCATTGATTATTACGCAGGCTATGCTGTGTTCTCTTGGTACAGTGAAGGAATTTACCTTTATAAGGAAGATATTGTTTCAGCTTTTAGAGAAGTATTTCCAGCTGTTAAAGGTGTTTATGAAAAACGCCGCTATCACCAAGATGATGAAGACGCCAGCGGTTTTATTTATGGCGAAAAAGCTCCATCTCCGCATTACGTGAAAGAAAACAATGTTCTATTTGCGACGTATTTGGACGAAGGTTGGATGACAGGAATCTTCTTGGATCAGCGTCATGTTCGCCTTGATTTAATGAGCACGTATGCCCCAGGGAAAACGGTTCTGAACACATTCAGTTATACCGGAGCTTTCTCAGTTGCTGCAGCAATGGGCGGCGCGGCACATACGACAAGTGTCGATGTAGCGAATCGTTCTTTAGAAAAAACGCGTGAGCAATTTGAAATCAACGGATTGAGTCCAGAAGACCACCGTATCCACGTAATGGATGTGTTTGATTACATTCAATATGCGAAACGTAAAGATATGAAATTCGACGTGATTGTCGTTGACCCGCCAAGTTTTGCGCGGACTAAGAAACGCACTTTCTCAGTACTAAAAGATTATAGTGCGATGGTTGAAGATTTGATTGATATTTCAAGTGATAAAGGAATGTTTATCTTGTCCAGCAATGCGGCGACATATAAACGCAAAAAATTCCGGAGCGACCTTGAGAAGGCCTTCCGGAATAAAGGAATTGATTATTCAATTGTGAAAGAATACGGGTTACCGGAAGACTTCACAACGGTGAAAGCGAATGCTGCAAGCAACTACTTGAAAGTATTCGTTGTGCAAAAGCATTAA
- a CDS encoding ABC transporter ATP-binding protein has protein sequence MAYISLQKVSKYYQMGETKIKANDSISFDIDKGEFVVILGPSGAGKSTVLNILGGMDYPSEGRIMVDGTNIAEFTPKQLTHYRRLDVGFVFQFYNLVPNLTARENVELAAQISNRALDAAEVLDAVGLTDRMMNFPAQLSGGEQQRVAIARALAKRPKLLLCDEPTGALDYETGKQVLKLLQDTCRETGTTVVVITHNQAIAPMANRVIEINNAQVRSIYENDYPMPVSEIEW, from the coding sequence ATGGCTTATATCTCTTTGCAAAAAGTAAGTAAGTATTATCAAATGGGTGAAACGAAAATAAAAGCCAATGACAGCATTTCTTTTGATATTGACAAGGGTGAATTTGTCGTGATCTTGGGCCCATCCGGTGCTGGAAAATCGACGGTCTTAAACATCTTGGGCGGAATGGACTATCCGAGTGAAGGACGCATTATGGTGGATGGTACAAATATTGCTGAATTCACACCGAAACAACTCACTCATTACCGTCGTCTGGACGTTGGATTTGTTTTTCAATTCTATAACCTGGTGCCCAATTTGACTGCTCGTGAGAATGTCGAATTGGCAGCTCAAATATCGAACCGTGCATTAGATGCAGCTGAAGTGTTGGATGCAGTCGGATTGACGGATCGTATGATGAACTTCCCAGCGCAATTGTCAGGGGGAGAACAGCAACGGGTTGCGATTGCACGTGCCCTTGCGAAACGCCCGAAACTACTTTTATGTGACGAACCAACCGGTGCTTTGGATTATGAGACCGGTAAGCAAGTCTTAAAGTTATTACAAGATACCTGTCGCGAAACGGGGACCACTGTTGTAGTTATTACCCATAACCAGGCGATTGCTCCAATGGCGAATCGTGTGATTGAAATTAATAATGCGCAGGTCCGTTCGATTTATGAAAATGATTACCCGATGCCTGTGTCCGAAATCGAATGGTAA
- a CDS encoding ABC transporter substrate-binding protein yields the protein MKKKYWLGLSSMLLLAACGNGAGETAGSEGTTGGDGSGVVIGGNFELSGGASAYGTPMSNAVELAVELKNKDGGISDEDVTYKVYDNTSVAQEAASVATRLATEDKVTAIIGPATTGDAVAQTPVLDRAGVPAVLPAATGDMVTMKDDETVWEYIFRVCFQDSFQGEVLANFAQNDLGAKKAIILQDNSTDYAVGLTEAFESVFGGEIVSKENFSDGDTDFNAILTNIRDKDFDVIFIPGYYEEAGLLIKQAREMGITQPILGPDGFANSTLVELAGADNVDDIYYTGHFTPNSENPKVQDFLKAYEEKFGVEADSFAALAYDAANLVLAAVETAGTTDSKAVTEAIAKTTDFEGVTGTFSLDENHNPVKSTFVIELQDGEEAGNTVVSPK from the coding sequence ATGAAGAAGAAGTATTGGTTGGGACTATCGTCTATGTTGCTATTAGCTGCGTGTGGAAATGGTGCGGGAGAAACGGCTGGATCTGAGGGGACAACGGGTGGAGACGGATCAGGTGTCGTTATCGGTGGTAACTTTGAATTGTCAGGTGGGGCAAGTGCCTATGGAACCCCAATGAGTAATGCCGTTGAATTAGCGGTCGAATTAAAGAATAAAGATGGCGGTATCTCAGATGAAGATGTCACTTATAAAGTGTACGATAATACTTCAGTTGCCCAAGAAGCAGCTTCTGTTGCAACACGTTTAGCTACTGAAGATAAAGTTACAGCAATTATTGGACCTGCAACAACAGGAGATGCAGTTGCACAAACACCAGTACTTGATCGCGCAGGCGTTCCGGCCGTATTACCGGCAGCGACAGGCGATATGGTTACGATGAAAGACGATGAAACTGTTTGGGAATATATTTTCCGCGTGTGTTTCCAAGATTCTTTCCAAGGAGAAGTATTGGCTAACTTCGCACAAAACGATTTAGGCGCGAAGAAAGCAATCATCTTACAAGACAACTCAACGGATTATGCAGTGGGCTTAACAGAAGCCTTTGAAAGTGTCTTTGGTGGTGAAATTGTCTCTAAAGAAAACTTCTCAGATGGAGATACGGACTTTAATGCCATCTTAACAAATATCCGTGATAAAGACTTTGATGTTATCTTTATCCCAGGCTATTACGAAGAAGCAGGACTCTTGATTAAGCAAGCCCGTGAAATGGGTATTACACAACCAATCTTAGGTCCAGATGGTTTTGCGAACTCAACCCTAGTTGAATTGGCTGGGGCAGACAACGTAGATGATATCTACTATACAGGTCACTTCACACCGAACAGTGAAAATCCGAAAGTACAAGATTTCTTAAAAGCATACGAAGAAAAGTTCGGTGTAGAAGCAGACTCCTTTGCAGCTTTGGCATATGATGCAGCAAACCTTGTGTTGGCAGCAGTTGAAACGGCCGGCACAACAGACTCAAAAGCCGTTACTGAAGCCATTGCCAAGACAACAGATTTCGAAGGTGTAACCGGAACATTCTCATTGGATGAAAATCATAACCCGGTTAAGAGTACGTTTGTTATCGAATTACAAGATGGGGAAGAGGCTGGAAATACAGTCGTATCACCTAAATAA
- a CDS encoding BaiN/RdsA family NAD(P)/FAD-dependent oxidoreductase: protein MRKNVIVIGGGSSGLMAACTAAEKGASVTLLEKNPNLGKKLILTGGGRCNVTNNRPEEEIIAHIPGNGRFLHSAFNQFSQYDIMHYFTSRGIALKEEDHGRMFPVTDKARTILEAFIDELKRRNVQVQTKATVERINYENGKIVGVTLDDGTVIPADSVVLATGGKTYSRTGSTGDGYRFAKYVGHTITELYPTESPITSSEPFITERVLKGLSLRDVALSVRNKKGKTVVSHQMDMIFTHFGVSGPAALRCSMFVHQTKKRDKVDEVTMALDVFPNSSIGQVEQDLQRLIRETPDKNVKNGWKDLMPERYLLFGLEQAGIDPDQTLKSLQPKDIKEFAQFAKAFTFTANGTLPLDKAFVTGGGVSTKEVNPKTMESKRQPGLYFCGELLDYNGYTGGYNITGAFVTGHTAGMHAAVD, encoded by the coding sequence ATGCGTAAAAATGTTATTGTTATCGGCGGTGGATCAAGTGGTTTGATGGCCGCTTGTACAGCTGCAGAAAAAGGAGCTTCAGTCACTTTATTGGAAAAGAACCCCAATTTAGGAAAAAAATTGATTTTAACGGGCGGCGGAAGATGTAATGTTACGAATAATCGGCCGGAAGAAGAGATTATTGCACACATCCCTGGGAATGGCCGTTTTCTCCATAGTGCCTTCAATCAATTTAGCCAATACGACATCATGCATTACTTTACGTCACGTGGTATTGCCTTAAAAGAAGAAGATCATGGGCGAATGTTCCCAGTGACGGATAAAGCACGAACGATTTTAGAAGCGTTTATCGATGAATTGAAAAGAAGAAATGTCCAAGTACAAACCAAAGCAACCGTTGAGCGAATTAATTACGAGAACGGCAAGATTGTGGGTGTGACACTTGATGATGGAACAGTCATACCAGCAGATAGTGTTGTATTAGCAACAGGTGGGAAAACATATTCCCGCACAGGTTCTACCGGCGACGGTTACCGTTTCGCCAAATACGTCGGCCATACAATCACAGAACTTTATCCAACTGAATCTCCAATTACTTCTTCAGAACCGTTTATTACTGAGCGTGTTTTAAAAGGATTATCGTTGCGTGATGTTGCCTTGAGTGTTCGGAATAAAAAAGGCAAGACTGTTGTCAGCCACCAAATGGATATGATTTTTACCCACTTTGGCGTTTCGGGCCCGGCGGCATTGCGTTGTTCAATGTTTGTCCACCAAACTAAAAAACGGGATAAAGTGGATGAAGTAACAATGGCTTTGGATGTGTTTCCAAATAGTAGTATTGGCCAAGTAGAGCAAGACTTACAACGTTTAATCAGAGAAACACCAGACAAGAACGTAAAAAATGGCTGGAAAGACTTAATGCCTGAACGGTACTTGCTGTTCGGTCTCGAACAAGCAGGTATTGATCCAGATCAGACATTAAAGTCGCTCCAACCAAAAGATATTAAAGAATTCGCACAATTTGCCAAAGCTTTTACTTTTACAGCAAATGGAACGCTTCCGCTTGATAAAGCCTTTGTTACGGGTGGTGGTGTTTCCACGAAAGAAGTAAATCCCAAAACGATGGAAAGTAAACGCCAACCCGGTCTTTACTTCTGTGGCGAATTACTGGATTACAATGGCTACACAGGTGGATACAATATTACCGGTGCCTTTGTAACAGGACATACGGCCGGTATGCACGCTGCCGTTGATTAA